Proteins found in one Anoplolepis gracilipes chromosome 7, ASM4749672v1, whole genome shotgun sequence genomic segment:
- the Rdga gene encoding eye-specific diacylglycerol kinase isoform X1 yields MQRLRSTFKRSRTPTGAEMKSQSSLEVPKQIRSASFDEIQLQAKRQDDRTNSSSSSTCSSARSQESTRGRRGSSTLKVPQLQTGQRSKSFDAYSASPGSFPSQYLLPSGIERAETPIIQVSGCYHCACVEEYRSLWLAEDFSREETEAEELHEADSSASDLSENESEDHEDESKREGSPEIRVILTPDDQPTEARCVSPIVEIVPESDSEVKVEFSELRQRRRSLASPKLARQEALTTFPLESPLPTETTTIRTTSSVGLEADDDDDDDDENDIEPDKSKLVVRDIFLTVPELKRDRAASVDSCFNNNKNAGASDADSLAVPQQSIRSKSVDIVLPTDVRTRYTALLPGKDSRLPIGGREEGGEDREGGSSGQREPRSTPDWGLNAFNGDHLWVPTATSGDFCYVNDCSKHGPRLKCPACRVVAHACCVASLEFACKPSFRDVGVRQYREQTTTHHHWVHRRYQKGKCANCGKSFQSKLSFSSREIVAVSCSWCKTAYHNKEACFNVHKIGENCELGTHASIIVPPSWIVKLPRKGSFKSSLRRSHRKKKSSGGSGSSKRRRSKEKEKEEREKEKEKEKDQGELWIVKPIPTATVKPVLVFINPKSGGNQGAKLLQKFQWLLNPRQVFDLTQGGPKMGLELFKKVPNLRVLACGGDGTVGWVLSILDQIGAYPAPAVGVLPLGTGNDLARALGWGGGYKDEPIGKILTSIGDSETALLDRWQLKVERNCDAKNDDDGGKGKENLPLNVVNNYFSLGVDAHIALEFHEAREAHPEKFNSRMRNKLFYGQMGCKDLLLTKWKDLSDFVTLECDGQNMTPKLKEHRVHAILFLNIASYGGGTHPWSASSGTREPAMDDGLIEVVGLTTYQLPLLQARGHGTCIVQCSTAKLVTTKTIPMQVDGEACRLLPSIITLNVLNKATMLTKRRNAGKPNQNIARLDRLKLPVMKIKMSDYETYYHDKERLKKVAELWLPEPLDLDATTDLETLRKLLAKDYNVDSCCFLDSCTTERFFRIDRGQEQLHYVTDVAVDVVYVLDEDTVQQQHEGQTRSSQIIASQEMGSARLHLPSGEHLKEMPAVTEERRTSNVSKDVQKQRRTSFVEQARLVGSISFDKEPDDENAAVKPKNPASRNSLDVPSPNEENIEANSFINRESLKQNSRDVIAHTDQSQQHQDRPLTFISPRDRLFSLSSGVHTFSAELLEKNCDDVLRAAKIGDLSALKQLHQKGYSLLTIDETGQTALHLASKHGHKDIVRYLIACAPPAILNMIDNDKGQTALHKAAQTKRRSICCMLVAGGASLMVKDRHGNTPHQLALIAEDLDLAAYLESQKHFQLATDEMESDL; encoded by the exons ATGCAGAGATTGCGCTCAACTTTCAAGAGGTCGCGCACTCCCACGGGAGCGGAAATGAAGTCTCAATCTAGCCTCGAGGTGCCCAAGCAAATCAGGTCGGCCTCCTTCGACGAGATACAATTGCAAGCGAAGCGGCAAGACGATCGTACAAACTCCTCATCGTCCTCTACGTGTTCCTCCGCGAGATCCCAGGAGTCGACTCGCGGCAGGAGGGGCTCGTCTACTCTCAAAGTACCGCAGCTGCAAACCGGCCAACGATCCAAAAGCTTTGACGCGTATTCCGCGAGTCCTGGATCCTTCCCTAGTCAGTATTTACTGCCCAGCGGAATCGAACGAGCGGAAACCCCGATTATCCAAGTCTCCGGATGTTATCATTGTGCCTGCGTGGAGGAGTACAGGAGCCTCTGGCTGGCCGAGGACTTTTCTAGAGAGGAGACCGAGGCCGAGGAGCTCCACGAGGCTGACAGCAGCGCTTCGGATCTCTCGGAGAACGAGTCGGAGGATCACGAGGACGAGTCTAAGAGAGAAGGTAGCCCGGAAATCAGAGTTATCCTAACGCCCGACGACCAACCGACCGAGGCGCGATGTGTCTCGCCTATAGTCGAGATTGTCCCCGAATCAGATTCCGAGGTGAAGGTGGAATTTTCCGAGCTCAGGCAGCGCAGGCGATCGCTCGCCTCGCCCAAGCTCGCCAGGCAGGAGGCTCTCACCACCTTTCCCCTCGAATCACCCCTGCCGACGGAGACAACGACGATCAGAACGACATCGAGCGTAGGGCTCGAGgcggacgacgacgacgacgacgacgacgagaacGACATCGAGCCGGACAAGTCGAAACTCGTTGTGCGCGACATATTTCTTACCGTGCCAGAGTTGAAGCGGGATCGCGCCGCCTCCGTGGACTCGTGTttcaataacaataaaaatgcagGTGCCAGCGATGCGGACTCGTTGGCGGTGCCGCAGCAGAGTATCAGGTCGAAGAGCGTCGACATTGTCTTGCCGACGGACGTTCGCACCAGGTATACGGCGCTCCTGCCCGGAAAGGATTCGCGACTTCCGATAGG AGGGAGAGAAGAGGGTGGAGAAGACAGAGAAGGGGGCTCGAGTGGTCAACGTGAGCCTCGGTCTACACCAGATTGGGGTCTAAATGCGTTTAACGGGGACCATCTTTGGGTACCAACAGCTACATCCGGTGACTTTTGTTATGTCAACGACTGTTCC aaacacGGACCCCGGTTGAAGTGTCCTGCTTGCCGTGTGGTGGCTCATGCCTGCTGCGTCGCGAGTTTAGAATTCGCCTGCAAGCCAAGCTTTCGCGATGTGGGCGTTCGTCAGTATCGCGAACAAACGACAACCCATCATCACTGGGTTCATCGACGATATCAAAAGGGTAAATGCGCCAATTGCGGCAAATCTTTCCAATCGAAGCTTAGCTTCAGCTCGAGGGAGATCGTGGCGGTGAGTTGCAGCTGGTGCAAGACCGCTTATCACAACAAGGAAGCGTGTTTCAACGTTCACAAAATAGGTGAGAATTGCGAATTGGGCACTCACGCGTCAATCATAGTGCCGCCATCATGGATCGTAAAACTACCGCGAAAGGGAAGCTTTAAGAGCAGCCTGAGAAGATCGCACAGGAAGAAAAAGTCTAGCGGCGGCAGCGGATCTTCTAAACGCCGAAGAAGCAAGGAGAAGGAAAAGGAGGAAAgggaaaaggaaaaggaaaaggaaaaagatcaAGGGGAGCTGTGGATCGTTAAACCCATTCCCACGGCTACGGTAAAGCCCGTTCTGGTCTTCATTAATCCGAAATCCGGCGGTAACCAGGGCGCGAAATTGCTGCAAAAGTTTCAATGGTTGCTCAATCCGAGACAAGTTTTCGATTTGACGCAGGGTGGTCCGAAAATGGG ATTGGAGCTCTTCAAGAAAGTTCCCAACTTGCGCGTTTTGGCTTGCGGAGGTGACGGTACGGTCGGTTGGGTTCTATCGATCCTCGATCAGATCGGTGCGTATCCAGCGCCGGCGGTCGGGGTACTTCCTCTCGGCACCGGAAATGATCTGGCGAGAGCGCTAGGATGGGGAGGAGGTTACAAGGATGAACCGATTGGCAAGATTTTGACAAGTATAGGTGACAGCGAGACCGCTCTACTTGACAGGTGGCAATTGAAGGTTGAGAGAAACTGCGACGCCAAGAACGACGACGATGGCGGCAAGGGCAAGGAGAATTTGCCTCTTAACGTTGTTAACAATTACTTCTCTCTCGGCGTGGATGCTCACATTGCTCTCGAGTTTCACGAAGCCCGAG AGGCCCATCCGGAGAAGTTTAACTCTAGAATGCGGAACAAATTGTTCTACGGACAGATGGGTTGTAAAGATTTATTGCTCACAAAATGGAAAGACCTCTCAGATTTTGTAACATTGGAATGCGACGGTCAGAACATGACGCCCAAGTTGAAGGAACATCGAGTTCatgctatattatttttgaatatcgcCTCTTACGGCGGTGGAACACATCCGTGGAGTGCGAGTAGCGGCACCAGGGAACCCGCCATGGACGACGGTTTGATCGAGGTAGTCGGCTTGACCACGTACCAGCTGCCTCTTTTACAAGCACGCGGACATGGCACTTGTATAGTACAATGTAGCACAGCCAAGCTGGTTACAACCAAGACTATACCGATGCAG gtTGACGGCGAAGCCTGTCGCCTTCTACCATCTATCATAACTTTAAATGTGTTGAATAAAGCTACAATGTTAACGAAAAGAAGAAACGCAGGCAAACCTAATCAGAATATCGCGAGATTAGACAGGCTAAAATTGCCCGTGATGAAGATAAAAATGTCAGATTACGAAACGTATTATCACGACAaggagagattaaaaaaagtgGCAGAATTGTGGTTACCGGAACCGCTTGATCTCGATGCTACCACCGATCTGGAGACTCTGAGAAAGCTCTTGGCGAAAGATTATAATGTGGATTCTTGTTGTTTTCTCGATT CGTGCACTACGGAAAGATTCTTCAGAATCGACCGCGGCCAGGAACAGTTACATTACGTGACGGATGTCGCTGTGGATGTTGTCTACGTTCTGGATGAAGATACCGTTCAACAACAACACGAGGGCCAAACTAGGTCGAGCCAAATTATCGCTAGTCAAGAAATGGGAAGTGCGCGGCTCCACTTGCCAAG CGGTGAACATCTAAAGGAGATGCCAGCCGTGACAGAGGAGCGAAGGACTTCGAATGTATCTAAAGACGTCCAGAAACAAAGACGAACCTCCTTCGTTGAACAAGCCAGACTGGTCGGGAGTATATCTTTCGATAAAGAGCCCGATGATGAAAATGCCGCGGTCAAACCAAAGAATCCAGCGAGTCGAAACTCATTGGATGTGCCATCGCCGAACGAGGAAAACATCGAGGccaattcttttataaatcgtGAGTCTCTCAAGCAAAACTCTCGTGACGTAATTGCTCATACAGATCAATCGCAGCAACATCAAGACCGACCTCTCACTTTTATCAG CCCTCGCGATAGACTGTTCAGTCTAAGCTCGGGAGTTCACACATTCAGCGCGGAATTGCTTGAGAAAAACTGCGACGACGTATTAAGAGCGGCGAAAATTGGCGATCTTTCGGCTTTGAAGCAACTTCATCAAAAGGGATACTCGCTTTTAACGATCGACGAAACTGGCCAAACGGCACTTCATTTAGCGTCAAAGCATGGTCACAAGGACATTGTCAGATATCTCATTGCCTGTGCCCCACCGGCAATTTTAAACATGATTGATAATGACAA aggGCAAACCGCTTTACATAAAGCAGCTCAGACCAAACGTCGTTCTATTTGCTGTATGCTCGTAGCCGGCGGAGCATCTTTGATGGTGAAAGATCGACACGGCAATACGCCGCATCAACTCGCTCTGATAGCGGAAGATCTTGATTTAGCAGCGTATTtagaaa GTCAAAAACACTTTCAATTGGCGACGGATGAGATGGAGAGCGATCTCTGA
- the Rdga gene encoding eye-specific diacylglycerol kinase isoform X4 has product MYVHTYIQECNRYRNRLLQLFPRFFFSHASRASTHILEGNQREMSVDWLKCLKCCLKSESANKSTEEIIAIKFTLLELAPKLGHRVHFAEGTNLRCREDPPISSDSEERGREEGGEDREGGSSGQREPRSTPDWGLNAFNGDHLWVPTATSGDFCYVNDCSKHGPRLKCPACRVVAHACCVASLEFACKPSFRDVGVRQYREQTTTHHHWVHRRYQKGKCANCGKSFQSKLSFSSREIVAVSCSWCKTAYHNKEACFNVHKIGENCELGTHASIIVPPSWIVKLPRKGSFKSSLRRSHRKKKSSGGSGSSKRRRSKEKEKEEREKEKEKEKDQGELWIVKPIPTATVKPVLVFINPKSGGNQGAKLLQKFQWLLNPRQVFDLTQGGPKMGLELFKKVPNLRVLACGGDGTVGWVLSILDQIGAYPAPAVGVLPLGTGNDLARALGWGGGYKDEPIGKILTSIGDSETALLDRWQLKVERNCDAKNDDDGGKGKENLPLNVVNNYFSLGVDAHIALEFHEAREAHPEKFNSRMRNKLFYGQMGCKDLLLTKWKDLSDFVTLECDGQNMTPKLKEHRVHAILFLNIASYGGGTHPWSASSGTREPAMDDGLIEVVGLTTYQLPLLQARGHGTCIVQCSTAKLVTTKTIPMQVDGEACRLLPSIITLNVLNKATMLTKRRNAGKPNQNIARLDRLKLPVMKIKMSDYETYYHDKERLKKVAELWLPEPLDLDATTDLETLRKLLAKDYNVDSCCFLDSCTTERFFRIDRGQEQLHYVTDVAVDVVYVLDEDTVQQQHEGQTRSSQIIASQEMGSARLHLPSGEHLKEMPAVTEERRTSNVSKDVQKQRRTSFVEQARLVGSISFDKEPDDENAAVKPKNPASRNSLDVPSPNEENIEANSFINRESLKQNSRDVIAHTDQSQQHQDRPLTFISPRDRLFSLSSGVHTFSAELLEKNCDDVLRAAKIGDLSALKQLHQKGYSLLTIDETGQTALHLASKHGHKDIVRYLIACAPPAILNMIDNDKGQTALHKAAQTKRRSICCMLVAGGASLMVKDRHGNTPHQLALIAEDLDLAAYLESQKHFQLATDEMESDL; this is encoded by the exons AGGGAGAGAAGAGGGTGGAGAAGACAGAGAAGGGGGCTCGAGTGGTCAACGTGAGCCTCGGTCTACACCAGATTGGGGTCTAAATGCGTTTAACGGGGACCATCTTTGGGTACCAACAGCTACATCCGGTGACTTTTGTTATGTCAACGACTGTTCC aaacacGGACCCCGGTTGAAGTGTCCTGCTTGCCGTGTGGTGGCTCATGCCTGCTGCGTCGCGAGTTTAGAATTCGCCTGCAAGCCAAGCTTTCGCGATGTGGGCGTTCGTCAGTATCGCGAACAAACGACAACCCATCATCACTGGGTTCATCGACGATATCAAAAGGGTAAATGCGCCAATTGCGGCAAATCTTTCCAATCGAAGCTTAGCTTCAGCTCGAGGGAGATCGTGGCGGTGAGTTGCAGCTGGTGCAAGACCGCTTATCACAACAAGGAAGCGTGTTTCAACGTTCACAAAATAGGTGAGAATTGCGAATTGGGCACTCACGCGTCAATCATAGTGCCGCCATCATGGATCGTAAAACTACCGCGAAAGGGAAGCTTTAAGAGCAGCCTGAGAAGATCGCACAGGAAGAAAAAGTCTAGCGGCGGCAGCGGATCTTCTAAACGCCGAAGAAGCAAGGAGAAGGAAAAGGAGGAAAgggaaaaggaaaaggaaaaggaaaaagatcaAGGGGAGCTGTGGATCGTTAAACCCATTCCCACGGCTACGGTAAAGCCCGTTCTGGTCTTCATTAATCCGAAATCCGGCGGTAACCAGGGCGCGAAATTGCTGCAAAAGTTTCAATGGTTGCTCAATCCGAGACAAGTTTTCGATTTGACGCAGGGTGGTCCGAAAATGGG ATTGGAGCTCTTCAAGAAAGTTCCCAACTTGCGCGTTTTGGCTTGCGGAGGTGACGGTACGGTCGGTTGGGTTCTATCGATCCTCGATCAGATCGGTGCGTATCCAGCGCCGGCGGTCGGGGTACTTCCTCTCGGCACCGGAAATGATCTGGCGAGAGCGCTAGGATGGGGAGGAGGTTACAAGGATGAACCGATTGGCAAGATTTTGACAAGTATAGGTGACAGCGAGACCGCTCTACTTGACAGGTGGCAATTGAAGGTTGAGAGAAACTGCGACGCCAAGAACGACGACGATGGCGGCAAGGGCAAGGAGAATTTGCCTCTTAACGTTGTTAACAATTACTTCTCTCTCGGCGTGGATGCTCACATTGCTCTCGAGTTTCACGAAGCCCGAG AGGCCCATCCGGAGAAGTTTAACTCTAGAATGCGGAACAAATTGTTCTACGGACAGATGGGTTGTAAAGATTTATTGCTCACAAAATGGAAAGACCTCTCAGATTTTGTAACATTGGAATGCGACGGTCAGAACATGACGCCCAAGTTGAAGGAACATCGAGTTCatgctatattatttttgaatatcgcCTCTTACGGCGGTGGAACACATCCGTGGAGTGCGAGTAGCGGCACCAGGGAACCCGCCATGGACGACGGTTTGATCGAGGTAGTCGGCTTGACCACGTACCAGCTGCCTCTTTTACAAGCACGCGGACATGGCACTTGTATAGTACAATGTAGCACAGCCAAGCTGGTTACAACCAAGACTATACCGATGCAG gtTGACGGCGAAGCCTGTCGCCTTCTACCATCTATCATAACTTTAAATGTGTTGAATAAAGCTACAATGTTAACGAAAAGAAGAAACGCAGGCAAACCTAATCAGAATATCGCGAGATTAGACAGGCTAAAATTGCCCGTGATGAAGATAAAAATGTCAGATTACGAAACGTATTATCACGACAaggagagattaaaaaaagtgGCAGAATTGTGGTTACCGGAACCGCTTGATCTCGATGCTACCACCGATCTGGAGACTCTGAGAAAGCTCTTGGCGAAAGATTATAATGTGGATTCTTGTTGTTTTCTCGATT CGTGCACTACGGAAAGATTCTTCAGAATCGACCGCGGCCAGGAACAGTTACATTACGTGACGGATGTCGCTGTGGATGTTGTCTACGTTCTGGATGAAGATACCGTTCAACAACAACACGAGGGCCAAACTAGGTCGAGCCAAATTATCGCTAGTCAAGAAATGGGAAGTGCGCGGCTCCACTTGCCAAG CGGTGAACATCTAAAGGAGATGCCAGCCGTGACAGAGGAGCGAAGGACTTCGAATGTATCTAAAGACGTCCAGAAACAAAGACGAACCTCCTTCGTTGAACAAGCCAGACTGGTCGGGAGTATATCTTTCGATAAAGAGCCCGATGATGAAAATGCCGCGGTCAAACCAAAGAATCCAGCGAGTCGAAACTCATTGGATGTGCCATCGCCGAACGAGGAAAACATCGAGGccaattcttttataaatcgtGAGTCTCTCAAGCAAAACTCTCGTGACGTAATTGCTCATACAGATCAATCGCAGCAACATCAAGACCGACCTCTCACTTTTATCAG CCCTCGCGATAGACTGTTCAGTCTAAGCTCGGGAGTTCACACATTCAGCGCGGAATTGCTTGAGAAAAACTGCGACGACGTATTAAGAGCGGCGAAAATTGGCGATCTTTCGGCTTTGAAGCAACTTCATCAAAAGGGATACTCGCTTTTAACGATCGACGAAACTGGCCAAACGGCACTTCATTTAGCGTCAAAGCATGGTCACAAGGACATTGTCAGATATCTCATTGCCTGTGCCCCACCGGCAATTTTAAACATGATTGATAATGACAA aggGCAAACCGCTTTACATAAAGCAGCTCAGACCAAACGTCGTTCTATTTGCTGTATGCTCGTAGCCGGCGGAGCATCTTTGATGGTGAAAGATCGACACGGCAATACGCCGCATCAACTCGCTCTGATAGCGGAAGATCTTGATTTAGCAGCGTATTtagaaa GTCAAAAACACTTTCAATTGGCGACGGATGAGATGGAGAGCGATCTCTGA
- the Rdga gene encoding eye-specific diacylglycerol kinase isoform X3, which yields MQRLRSTFKRSRTPTGAEMKSQSSLEVPKQIRSASFDEIQLQAKRQDDRTNSSSSSTCSSARSQESTRGRRGSSTLKVPQLQTGQRSKSFDAYSASPGSFPSQYLLPSGIERAETPIIQVSGCYHCACVEEYRSLWLAEDFSREETEAEELHEADSSASDLSENESEDHEDESKREGSPEIRVILTPDDQPTEARCVSPIVEIVPESDSEVKVEFSELRQRRRSLASPKLARQEALTTFPLESPLPTETTTIRTTSSVGLEADDDDDDDDENDIEPDKSKLVVRDIFLTVPELKRDRAASVDSCFNNNKNAGASDADSLAVPQQSIRSKSVDIVLPTDVRTRYTALLPGKDSRLPIGGREEGGEDREGGSSGQREPRSTPDWGLNAFNGDHLWVPTATSGDFCYVNDCSKHGPRLKCPACRVVAHACCVASLEFACKPSFRDVGVRQYREQTTTHHHWVHRRYQKGKCANCGKSFQSKLSFSSREIVAVSCSWCKTAYHNKEACFNVHKIGENCELGTHASIIVPPSWIVKLPRKGSFKSSLRRSHRKKKSSGGSGSSKRRRSKEKEKEEREKEKEKEKDQGELWIVKPIPTATVKPVLVFINPKSGGNQGAKLLQKFQWLLNPRQVFDLTQGGPKMGLELFKKVPNLRVLACGGDGTVGWVLSILDQIGAYPAPAVGVLPLGTGNDLARALGWGGGYKDEPIGKILTSIGDSETALLDRWQLKVERNCDAKNDDDGGKGKENLPLNVVNNYFSLGVDAHIALEFHEAREAHPEKFNSRMRNKLFYGQMGCKDLLLTKWKDLSDFVTLECDGQNMTPKLKEHRVHAILFLNIASYGGGTHPWSASSGTREPAMDDGLIEVVGLTTYQLPLLQARGHGTCIVQCSTAKLVTTKTIPMQVDGEACRLLPSIITLNVLNKATMLTKRRNAGKPNQNIARLDRLKLPVMKIKMSDYETYYHDKERLKKVAELWLPEPLDLDATTDLETLRKLLAKDYNVDSCCFLDSCTTERFFRIDRGQEQLHYVTDVAVDVVYVLDEDTVQQQHEGQTRSSQIIASQEMGSARLHLPSGEHLKEMPAVTEERRTSNVSKDVQKQRRTSFVEQARLVGSISFDKEPDDENAAVKPKNPASRNSLDVPSPNEENIEANSFINPLAIDCSV from the exons ATGCAGAGATTGCGCTCAACTTTCAAGAGGTCGCGCACTCCCACGGGAGCGGAAATGAAGTCTCAATCTAGCCTCGAGGTGCCCAAGCAAATCAGGTCGGCCTCCTTCGACGAGATACAATTGCAAGCGAAGCGGCAAGACGATCGTACAAACTCCTCATCGTCCTCTACGTGTTCCTCCGCGAGATCCCAGGAGTCGACTCGCGGCAGGAGGGGCTCGTCTACTCTCAAAGTACCGCAGCTGCAAACCGGCCAACGATCCAAAAGCTTTGACGCGTATTCCGCGAGTCCTGGATCCTTCCCTAGTCAGTATTTACTGCCCAGCGGAATCGAACGAGCGGAAACCCCGATTATCCAAGTCTCCGGATGTTATCATTGTGCCTGCGTGGAGGAGTACAGGAGCCTCTGGCTGGCCGAGGACTTTTCTAGAGAGGAGACCGAGGCCGAGGAGCTCCACGAGGCTGACAGCAGCGCTTCGGATCTCTCGGAGAACGAGTCGGAGGATCACGAGGACGAGTCTAAGAGAGAAGGTAGCCCGGAAATCAGAGTTATCCTAACGCCCGACGACCAACCGACCGAGGCGCGATGTGTCTCGCCTATAGTCGAGATTGTCCCCGAATCAGATTCCGAGGTGAAGGTGGAATTTTCCGAGCTCAGGCAGCGCAGGCGATCGCTCGCCTCGCCCAAGCTCGCCAGGCAGGAGGCTCTCACCACCTTTCCCCTCGAATCACCCCTGCCGACGGAGACAACGACGATCAGAACGACATCGAGCGTAGGGCTCGAGgcggacgacgacgacgacgacgacgacgagaacGACATCGAGCCGGACAAGTCGAAACTCGTTGTGCGCGACATATTTCTTACCGTGCCAGAGTTGAAGCGGGATCGCGCCGCCTCCGTGGACTCGTGTttcaataacaataaaaatgcagGTGCCAGCGATGCGGACTCGTTGGCGGTGCCGCAGCAGAGTATCAGGTCGAAGAGCGTCGACATTGTCTTGCCGACGGACGTTCGCACCAGGTATACGGCGCTCCTGCCCGGAAAGGATTCGCGACTTCCGATAGG AGGGAGAGAAGAGGGTGGAGAAGACAGAGAAGGGGGCTCGAGTGGTCAACGTGAGCCTCGGTCTACACCAGATTGGGGTCTAAATGCGTTTAACGGGGACCATCTTTGGGTACCAACAGCTACATCCGGTGACTTTTGTTATGTCAACGACTGTTCC aaacacGGACCCCGGTTGAAGTGTCCTGCTTGCCGTGTGGTGGCTCATGCCTGCTGCGTCGCGAGTTTAGAATTCGCCTGCAAGCCAAGCTTTCGCGATGTGGGCGTTCGTCAGTATCGCGAACAAACGACAACCCATCATCACTGGGTTCATCGACGATATCAAAAGGGTAAATGCGCCAATTGCGGCAAATCTTTCCAATCGAAGCTTAGCTTCAGCTCGAGGGAGATCGTGGCGGTGAGTTGCAGCTGGTGCAAGACCGCTTATCACAACAAGGAAGCGTGTTTCAACGTTCACAAAATAGGTGAGAATTGCGAATTGGGCACTCACGCGTCAATCATAGTGCCGCCATCATGGATCGTAAAACTACCGCGAAAGGGAAGCTTTAAGAGCAGCCTGAGAAGATCGCACAGGAAGAAAAAGTCTAGCGGCGGCAGCGGATCTTCTAAACGCCGAAGAAGCAAGGAGAAGGAAAAGGAGGAAAgggaaaaggaaaaggaaaaggaaaaagatcaAGGGGAGCTGTGGATCGTTAAACCCATTCCCACGGCTACGGTAAAGCCCGTTCTGGTCTTCATTAATCCGAAATCCGGCGGTAACCAGGGCGCGAAATTGCTGCAAAAGTTTCAATGGTTGCTCAATCCGAGACAAGTTTTCGATTTGACGCAGGGTGGTCCGAAAATGGG ATTGGAGCTCTTCAAGAAAGTTCCCAACTTGCGCGTTTTGGCTTGCGGAGGTGACGGTACGGTCGGTTGGGTTCTATCGATCCTCGATCAGATCGGTGCGTATCCAGCGCCGGCGGTCGGGGTACTTCCTCTCGGCACCGGAAATGATCTGGCGAGAGCGCTAGGATGGGGAGGAGGTTACAAGGATGAACCGATTGGCAAGATTTTGACAAGTATAGGTGACAGCGAGACCGCTCTACTTGACAGGTGGCAATTGAAGGTTGAGAGAAACTGCGACGCCAAGAACGACGACGATGGCGGCAAGGGCAAGGAGAATTTGCCTCTTAACGTTGTTAACAATTACTTCTCTCTCGGCGTGGATGCTCACATTGCTCTCGAGTTTCACGAAGCCCGAG AGGCCCATCCGGAGAAGTTTAACTCTAGAATGCGGAACAAATTGTTCTACGGACAGATGGGTTGTAAAGATTTATTGCTCACAAAATGGAAAGACCTCTCAGATTTTGTAACATTGGAATGCGACGGTCAGAACATGACGCCCAAGTTGAAGGAACATCGAGTTCatgctatattatttttgaatatcgcCTCTTACGGCGGTGGAACACATCCGTGGAGTGCGAGTAGCGGCACCAGGGAACCCGCCATGGACGACGGTTTGATCGAGGTAGTCGGCTTGACCACGTACCAGCTGCCTCTTTTACAAGCACGCGGACATGGCACTTGTATAGTACAATGTAGCACAGCCAAGCTGGTTACAACCAAGACTATACCGATGCAG gtTGACGGCGAAGCCTGTCGCCTTCTACCATCTATCATAACTTTAAATGTGTTGAATAAAGCTACAATGTTAACGAAAAGAAGAAACGCAGGCAAACCTAATCAGAATATCGCGAGATTAGACAGGCTAAAATTGCCCGTGATGAAGATAAAAATGTCAGATTACGAAACGTATTATCACGACAaggagagattaaaaaaagtgGCAGAATTGTGGTTACCGGAACCGCTTGATCTCGATGCTACCACCGATCTGGAGACTCTGAGAAAGCTCTTGGCGAAAGATTATAATGTGGATTCTTGTTGTTTTCTCGATT CGTGCACTACGGAAAGATTCTTCAGAATCGACCGCGGCCAGGAACAGTTACATTACGTGACGGATGTCGCTGTGGATGTTGTCTACGTTCTGGATGAAGATACCGTTCAACAACAACACGAGGGCCAAACTAGGTCGAGCCAAATTATCGCTAGTCAAGAAATGGGAAGTGCGCGGCTCCACTTGCCAAG CGGTGAACATCTAAAGGAGATGCCAGCCGTGACAGAGGAGCGAAGGACTTCGAATGTATCTAAAGACGTCCAGAAACAAAGACGAACCTCCTTCGTTGAACAAGCCAGACTGGTCGGGAGTATATCTTTCGATAAAGAGCCCGATGATGAAAATGCCGCGGTCAAACCAAAGAATCCAGCGAGTCGAAACTCATTGGATGTGCCATCGCCGAACGAGGAAAACATCGAGGccaattcttttataaatc CCCTCGCGATAGACTGTTCAGTCTAA